In a single window of the Allobranchiibius huperziae genome:
- a CDS encoding superinfection immunity protein produces MTDDDRTRGIPQTPHTNPIPLRKPQQPPTDPQGGHSGAVVFESPASQPVQGYPQQGYPQQGQAYPQQGHGYPSPGHAHHPAPGYGPVQGYAPQYAYGSTTMVARPAPNTALIVVAWVVAVITFFYMLPWAIAATRGKSNQLAIGLVNFLLGWSFIGWMVALVMACGAEHHQTIVVQQNNYAPGPYRH; encoded by the coding sequence ATGACCGACGACGACCGCACACGGGGCATCCCGCAGACGCCGCACACCAACCCGATCCCGCTGCGCAAACCGCAGCAGCCGCCCACCGATCCGCAGGGTGGGCACTCGGGTGCCGTGGTCTTCGAATCCCCGGCGTCCCAGCCCGTCCAGGGGTATCCGCAGCAGGGGTATCCGCAGCAGGGTCAGGCGTACCCGCAGCAGGGCCACGGGTATCCGTCGCCGGGCCACGCGCACCATCCGGCCCCGGGCTACGGACCCGTCCAGGGGTACGCGCCGCAGTACGCGTACGGCTCGACGACGATGGTGGCCCGTCCGGCGCCGAACACCGCCCTCATCGTGGTCGCCTGGGTCGTCGCGGTGATCACGTTCTTCTACATGCTGCCGTGGGCGATCGCGGCGACGCGCGGCAAGTCCAACCAGTTGGCGATCGGCCTGGTCAACTTCCTGCTCGGATGGTCGTTCATCGGCTGGATGGTGGCGTTGGTGATGGCGTGCGGCGCCGAGCACCACCAGACGATCGTGGTCCAGCAGAACAACTACGCGCCGGGGCCGTACCGGCACTGA
- a CDS encoding DUF2891 family protein gives MTDDRGADWRERCAAQWADTIASVLATTYPYGAAHQSLTPDDVDVTPDRLHPAFHGCLDWHSSVHMQWSAVRLLTLAPEQLGTERRARLRAVLDARLTSVHLAREAAYLRERPSFERPYGWGWAAALALAAEQSEEPGAHGWALATRPLFDVVADLVLAWLPELAYPVRHGTHANTAFALALVHEAASALGRPGVADAIAARAREWFGADRGYPVAWEPGGSDFLSPALCEADLMGRVLPAPEYEAWLAAFLPGLGAPDDPLLELPEVRDRSDGHAVHLFGLALSRAWQLRRLQGLLPPDRSGRVARASARQVAHVEREIVAGDFMSTHWLVSFALLAATA, from the coding sequence GTGACCGACGACCGAGGCGCCGACTGGCGCGAGCGATGTGCTGCGCAGTGGGCCGACACGATCGCGAGCGTCCTCGCAACGACCTACCCGTACGGCGCAGCGCACCAGTCGTTGACGCCGGACGACGTCGATGTCACGCCGGACCGTCTGCACCCGGCGTTCCACGGCTGCCTCGATTGGCACTCGTCGGTGCACATGCAGTGGTCGGCGGTGCGGCTGCTCACCCTGGCACCGGAGCAGCTCGGCACCGAGCGTCGTGCGCGGCTGCGGGCCGTCCTCGACGCGCGGCTCACCTCCGTGCACCTGGCTCGGGAGGCGGCGTACCTGCGCGAGCGCCCGAGCTTCGAGCGGCCCTACGGCTGGGGCTGGGCCGCCGCGCTCGCGCTCGCGGCCGAGCAGTCCGAGGAGCCCGGCGCGCACGGCTGGGCGCTCGCGACCCGTCCGCTCTTCGACGTGGTCGCCGATCTGGTGCTGGCGTGGCTGCCTGAACTGGCCTATCCGGTGCGGCACGGCACGCACGCCAACACGGCGTTCGCGCTTGCTCTGGTGCACGAGGCGGCATCCGCGTTGGGGCGCCCCGGCGTGGCCGACGCCATCGCGGCACGCGCTCGCGAATGGTTCGGCGCGGACCGTGGCTACCCGGTGGCGTGGGAGCCGGGCGGCAGCGACTTCCTGTCGCCCGCCCTCTGCGAAGCCGACCTGATGGGACGGGTGCTGCCGGCGCCTGAGTACGAGGCGTGGCTGGCGGCGTTCCTGCCCGGGCTCGGCGCACCGGATGACCCGCTGCTGGAGCTGCCCGAGGTGCGGGACCGCTCCGACGGGCATGCGGTGCACCTCTTCGGCCTCGCCCTGTCGCGTGCCTGGCAGCTTCGCCGTCTGCAGGGCCTGCTTCCGCCGGACCGGTCCGGTCGCGTGGCCCGGGCGAGCGCACGGCAGGTCGCGCACGTCGAACGCGAGATCGTGGCGGGCGATTTCATGTCGACCCACTGGCTGGTGTCGTTCGCCCTGCTCGCAGCGACCGCCTGA
- a CDS encoding alpha/beta hydrolase-fold protein has translation MSLVGGPLLVVVGIALVVVTVGAVMGGPRWGPRWVGVVQRTVLVLSAQVVALVMVGLAVNDWGSFYGSWSDLFGGSTGVVTTAAGGHSAWDESHAGGGAPALQPTHWSDAKQYTQKGELGSVELAGRRSGQRARALIYLPPQYFDAADSSARFPVVEVFPGYPGEVQQLVTRLGFPSALLDGIRAHRLRPMILVMLNPSLVLPRDTECTNVPGGPQVVTFLTQDVPADLHANLRVTSGGWGVMGQSTGGYCAAKLAMMAPHQFVTAVSLSGYYNARHDSTTGDLWGGSTKRRDLNDLDWRLAHLPAPAISLLVTIGSLEPGIEGLPGAQQFIGLVRPPMTARLVVVKNGAHNFHDYQSVRGTALAWLSDHLGAAGSQQPAFQAQGRQGDPQPG, from the coding sequence GTGTCATTGGTCGGGGGACCCCTGCTGGTCGTCGTCGGTATCGCCCTGGTCGTCGTAACGGTCGGGGCCGTCATGGGAGGTCCCCGGTGGGGGCCTCGGTGGGTCGGCGTCGTACAGCGTACGGTCCTGGTCCTCAGCGCGCAGGTGGTCGCGCTCGTCATGGTCGGTCTCGCCGTCAACGACTGGGGTTCGTTCTACGGGTCCTGGTCCGATCTGTTCGGCGGGTCCACCGGTGTCGTCACCACCGCTGCCGGTGGCCACTCCGCCTGGGATGAATCCCACGCGGGCGGGGGCGCACCCGCGCTGCAACCCACCCACTGGTCCGATGCGAAGCAGTACACACAGAAGGGTGAGCTCGGTTCCGTCGAGCTGGCCGGGCGGCGCTCCGGCCAGCGCGCCCGCGCCCTGATCTATCTCCCGCCGCAGTACTTCGACGCGGCGGACTCGTCGGCACGCTTCCCCGTCGTCGAGGTCTTCCCGGGATACCCCGGGGAGGTGCAGCAGCTGGTCACGCGATTGGGCTTCCCGAGCGCCCTGCTCGACGGCATCCGGGCCCACCGTCTGCGACCGATGATCCTGGTCATGTTGAACCCGTCACTGGTGCTGCCCCGCGACACAGAGTGCACGAACGTCCCCGGCGGCCCGCAGGTCGTCACATTCCTCACGCAGGACGTGCCCGCCGACCTCCATGCCAATCTGCGTGTCACGTCCGGCGGCTGGGGGGTCATGGGACAGTCGACCGGCGGGTACTGCGCCGCGAAGCTGGCGATGATGGCACCGCACCAGTTCGTCACCGCCGTCTCGCTCTCGGGGTACTACAACGCACGTCACGACTCCACTACGGGAGACCTGTGGGGCGGGAGCACCAAGCGGCGTGACCTCAACGACCTGGACTGGCGACTGGCCCACCTGCCCGCCCCGGCGATCTCGCTCCTGGTCACGATCGGCTCCCTCGAACCCGGCATCGAAGGCCTGCCGGGAGCGCAGCAGTTCATCGGCCTGGTCCGGCCCCCGATGACGGCCCGACTGGTCGTGGTGAAGAACGGCGCGCACAACTTCCACGACTACCAGTCCGTGCGCGGGACCGCCCTCGCATGGTTGTCGGACCACCTGGGTGCAGCGGGATCGCAGCAGCCTGCGTTCCAGGCGCAAGGACGCCAGGGCGATCCGCAACCGGGCTGA
- a CDS encoding flavin-containing monooxygenase, with product MDPMQTPVDHDVVIIGSGFSGIGMAIALQRSGRSFTVLEKAHDIGGTWRDNLYPGCACDVPSHLYSFSFEPNPYWSRAYATADEIQDYLLYVVEKYDVRKDVQFDAQVTRGVYDESLRVWHLTVLGSDGVETHLVAGAVVLGVGALHEPSLPDIPGLETFAGEVMHTASWDPGASMFGRKVGIIGTGASAVQAIPLLAEDADHLTVFQRTPAWVLPKVDPEYPDALQDAYDKRPWLMKLHRAKIRTANELRAIAFTRVPALLKAASAGAAANIRRSVTDPELRRKLIPDYTMGCKRITFSNAYYPALAREDVDVETEHITGADARGLVTADGARHDLDVLVLATGFDVAGSYRHLNFTGARGHDLGEDWDAGITSYYGVTVPHFPNLFFLLGPNTALGHTSVLMMIEAQIALTLRLLDERDRRRAGAVQVREAVAQAHMAALDRRTQRTVWIAGGCDSWYLDQFGRNRVLWPGSVPEYERATRRTEMVDYEFTGSRASVSSSR from the coding sequence ATGGACCCCATGCAGACCCCGGTCGATCACGACGTCGTCATCATCGGCAGCGGCTTCTCCGGCATCGGGATGGCGATCGCCCTGCAGCGGTCGGGCCGTTCGTTCACCGTCCTGGAGAAGGCGCACGACATCGGCGGCACCTGGCGGGACAACCTCTACCCCGGGTGCGCGTGCGACGTGCCGAGCCACCTCTACTCCTTCTCCTTCGAGCCGAACCCGTACTGGTCACGCGCCTACGCCACCGCCGATGAGATCCAGGACTACCTGCTCTACGTCGTGGAGAAGTACGACGTGCGCAAGGATGTGCAGTTCGACGCGCAGGTGACCCGCGGCGTCTACGACGAGAGCCTGCGGGTGTGGCATCTGACCGTCCTCGGCTCCGACGGCGTGGAGACGCACCTGGTCGCGGGCGCGGTCGTCCTGGGCGTCGGCGCGCTGCACGAGCCGTCGCTCCCCGACATCCCCGGGCTGGAGACGTTCGCCGGCGAGGTGATGCACACGGCGTCCTGGGATCCGGGCGCCAGCATGTTCGGCCGCAAGGTGGGCATCATCGGCACGGGCGCCAGTGCGGTGCAGGCGATCCCGCTGCTCGCGGAGGATGCCGACCACCTGACCGTATTCCAGCGCACCCCGGCGTGGGTGCTGCCCAAGGTCGACCCGGAGTACCCCGACGCGCTACAGGACGCCTACGACAAGCGGCCGTGGTTGATGAAGCTGCACCGCGCGAAGATCAGGACCGCGAACGAGCTGCGGGCGATCGCGTTCACCCGCGTGCCCGCGCTCCTGAAGGCCGCATCGGCCGGCGCCGCGGCCAACATCCGCAGGTCCGTGACGGACCCTGAGCTGCGCCGCAAACTGATCCCCGACTACACGATGGGCTGCAAGCGGATCACCTTCTCCAACGCCTACTACCCGGCCCTGGCGCGCGAGGACGTGGACGTCGAGACCGAGCACATCACCGGCGCGGACGCCCGCGGGCTGGTCACTGCCGACGGCGCCCGTCACGACCTCGACGTCCTCGTGCTGGCCACCGGCTTCGACGTCGCGGGCTCCTACCGGCACCTGAATTTCACCGGTGCCCGCGGCCACGACCTCGGCGAGGACTGGGATGCCGGTATCACGTCGTACTACGGGGTGACGGTGCCGCACTTCCCCAACCTGTTCTTCCTGCTGGGCCCCAACACCGCGCTCGGGCACACCTCGGTGTTGATGATGATCGAGGCGCAGATCGCCCTGACGCTGCGGCTGCTGGACGAGCGCGACCGGCGCCGTGCCGGCGCGGTGCAGGTGCGCGAGGCGGTCGCGCAGGCGCACATGGCCGCGCTCGATCGGCGTACGCAGCGCACGGTGTGGATCGCGGGCGGGTGCGACAGCTGGTACCTGGACCAGTTCGGCCGCAACCGGGTGCTCTGGCCCGGCAGCGTGCCGGAGTACGAGCGCGCGACCCGGCGCACCGAGATGGTCGACTACGAGTTCACCGGTTCCCGGGCGTCGGTCTCCTCGAGCAGGTGA
- a CDS encoding MFS transporter: MALAAADTYVVVLALTDMMTGVGVGIDSLQKATPIISGFLLGYVAVLPLIGRLADLLDRQRILLGCLAIFVVGSAITAMAPELSVLVVGRVLQGLGGGGLVPATLALVAQLWPPGKRGTPLGVVGAVQEIGSVVGPLLGALILTIWDWRAIFWVNAVAGVLLAVAVRVIGGPVRPTPGTRPRWWRPVAAVTAVAGVAGAVLLTLALTAPSALTSSIRWGGPFVPYGTHTSRMITPIGVWAMIALAIALVLTVPLLWRTFARVDLPGAALIGVALGALILTFATSDPSKQVIGPLGLWLLPVAAVAAGLFVWRQRTVSDPLVAPGVVRRRVTPALACSLFAGTALVSIVVDVPLLAQLTVAHSTERDGALILLRFLVAVPVGALVGGLLLRRFGPGLIAPVGLAVAAVGLLAMSTWGNGSLESLPAWFVLIAVGFGIGLSIAPINDAALHDAAPDQQGVVSALVVVSRMIGMVVGLGLLTALGLHQFYDRVAQIPNATDTQIAAAAVVQVQTIFLGAAIAGFAAALIAIALGIRRIPVHHLLEETDAREPVNS; encoded by the coding sequence GTGGCGCTCGCAGCCGCCGACACCTACGTCGTCGTCCTCGCGCTCACCGACATGATGACCGGCGTCGGGGTCGGCATCGACTCCCTGCAGAAGGCGACCCCGATCATCTCCGGCTTCCTGCTGGGCTACGTCGCCGTGCTCCCGCTGATCGGCCGGCTCGCCGACCTGCTGGACCGGCAGCGGATCCTGCTCGGCTGCCTGGCCATCTTCGTGGTGGGCTCGGCGATCACCGCCATGGCACCGGAGCTGTCCGTGCTGGTCGTCGGCCGTGTATTGCAGGGTCTCGGCGGTGGCGGGCTCGTCCCCGCCACCCTCGCCCTGGTCGCCCAGCTGTGGCCGCCCGGCAAACGCGGCACACCGCTCGGCGTGGTCGGCGCCGTCCAGGAGATCGGCAGCGTGGTGGGCCCGCTGCTCGGCGCCCTCATCCTGACGATCTGGGACTGGCGCGCGATCTTCTGGGTGAACGCCGTGGCCGGGGTGCTGCTCGCGGTCGCCGTCCGGGTCATCGGGGGACCGGTGCGTCCGACGCCCGGCACCCGCCCGCGTTGGTGGCGGCCCGTCGCGGCGGTCACCGCGGTCGCCGGCGTGGCCGGCGCCGTCCTGCTCACGCTCGCCCTGACCGCGCCCTCGGCGCTCACCTCCTCGATCCGCTGGGGCGGCCCGTTCGTGCCGTACGGCACGCACACCTCGCGGATGATCACGCCCATCGGGGTGTGGGCGATGATCGCGCTCGCCATCGCGCTCGTGCTGACCGTCCCGCTCCTATGGCGCACCTTCGCCCGGGTCGACCTGCCGGGCGCCGCGCTGATCGGCGTCGCGCTGGGCGCCCTCATCCTCACCTTCGCCACGTCCGACCCCTCCAAGCAGGTGATCGGCCCGCTCGGTCTGTGGCTGCTGCCCGTCGCGGCCGTCGCCGCCGGGCTCTTCGTCTGGCGGCAACGGACCGTCTCCGACCCGCTCGTCGCACCCGGCGTCGTACGCCGGCGGGTCACCCCTGCGCTCGCGTGCTCGCTCTTCGCCGGCACCGCGCTGGTGTCGATCGTGGTCGACGTCCCGCTGCTCGCGCAGCTCACCGTCGCGCACAGCACCGAACGCGACGGCGCCCTCATCCTGTTGCGCTTCCTCGTCGCCGTGCCGGTCGGCGCACTCGTGGGCGGTCTGCTGCTGCGCCGGTTCGGGCCCGGGTTGATCGCCCCGGTCGGCCTCGCGGTCGCTGCGGTCGGTCTGCTCGCGATGTCCACCTGGGGCAACGGGTCACTGGAGAGCCTGCCCGCGTGGTTCGTCCTGATCGCGGTGGGATTCGGCATCGGGTTGTCGATCGCGCCCATCAACGACGCGGCCCTGCACGATGCCGCCCCCGATCAGCAGGGCGTCGTCTCGGCGCTGGTCGTGGTGAGCCGGATGATCGGGATGGTGGTGGGTCTCGGTCTGCTGACGGCGCTCGGCCTGCACCAGTTCTACGACCGGGTCGCGCAGATCCCGAATGCCACCGACACGCAGATCGCCGCCGCGGCCGTCGTGCAGGTGCAGACCATCTTCCTGGGCGCCGCCATCGCCGGTTTCGCTGCGGCGCTCATCGCGATCGCGTTGGGGATCCGCCGGATCCCCGTGCATCACCTGCTCGAGGAGACCGACGCCCGGGAACCGGTGAACTCGTAG